In Streptomyces sp. Li-HN-5-11, the sequence GGCGACCGACTCCTTGCCCCGGTTGGCCCAGACGAAGTGGGCCGCGAGGCCGCCGACCACGTCGTCGTAGTGCCGGGCGAAGTCACCGCCCTTCGGGTTCTCCACCTTGATCACCCGGGCGCCGAAGTCGCCGAGCGTGCGCGTGCACATGGGGGCCGACACGGCCTGCTCCAGCGCCACCACCGTGATCCCCGCCAGGAGGCCTCCGTTCGTCACCGGGTCAGCTCCCCAGCCGTGCGCGCAGCTCGTGCTTGAGCACCTTCTGACTGGCATTGCGCGGCAGGTGGTCCACGAAGCGCACCCGGCGGGGCACCTTGAAGTTGGCCATGTGGTCCCGGGCCCAGGCGATCACGTCCTCCGCCGTGACGTCCGCGCCCGGCCTCGGCACGACGAAGGCGCAGCCGACCTCGCCGAGCCGCTCGTCCGGAACCCCGATCACCGCCGCCTGCGCTATCGGCTCGTAGCCGAGGAGCAGCTTCTCGATCTCGGCCGGGTAGGCGTTGAAGCCGCCCACGATGAACATCTCCTTCTTCCGGTCGACGATCGCCAGGTTGCCGTCCGGGTCCAGGCGGCCGATGTCGCCGGTGTGCAGCCAGCCGTCGCGGTCGATCGTCTCGGCGGTGGCCGCGGGGTCGTCCCAGTAGCCGCGCGTGACGTTGTAGCCGCGAACCAGGACCTCCCCCTCCTCGCCCTCCGGCACCTCCTGCCCGGTGTCGTCGGTGATCCGGACCTCGACGTCCGGAATCGGACGCCCGGTGGTGCGGGCCACCGTCTCCTCGCTGTCCCCGACCCTGGTCGTGGTGACCAGCGCCGTCGACTCCGTGAGGCCGTAGGCGCTCAGCACGATGTCGAAGGAGAGATCCTTCTTCATCGCGCGGATCAGCGACTCGGGGATGGTCGTGCCGCCCGTCATCGACACCCGCAGGGACGACAGGTCGTACCAGGACCGCTGCGGATGGTTCAGCAGGTCGTGGAAGATGGTCGGCGGGCCGAGGACGATGCTCACCCGCTCTCCTTGAACGATTTCGAGGGCGCGCCCCGCGTCGAAGACGGCCATGGGAATCACGGTCACCCCGTGCATCAGCGAGGCGAGCCAGCCCGCCTTGTAGCCGAAGCAGTGGAAGAACGGCGGGATGACCAGGAAGCTGTCGGAGGCGTCGAAGGTGTACTCAGTGGACATCCAGCCGTACGCCCGCAGTGTCTGCCCGTGGGTGAGTATCACGCCCTTGGGGTGGCCGGTTGTGCCGGAGGTGAACATCACGTCGGAGACGTGATCCGGAGTGAGCCGGTCGATGGACTCGCGGGCGGCCGCCTCGGGACACTCCTCGCCGTGCGCGAGGAACTGACTCCAGTACAGGCCCTCCGCTCCGCCCGGCATCGACACCGTGGTGCGCAGCGCGGGCAGTTCGGGGTCGGTTCGTCTCAGCTCGGCGATGTAGTCGGTGCCGAGGAACGACGCGGCGGCGAACAGCGCCTTCGCGCCGGACTTCCGCAGGATGTAGGAGATCTCGGTCGACTTGAAGCGGGTGTTGAGCGGTACGACGACACCTCCCGCGCCCTGGATGCCGAGAGCCGTCACGATCCACTCGACCGAGTTCGGTGCGCACAGGCCGACCCGGTCACCCGGCCCGATACCGAGTGCCAGCGCCGATCGCACCGCGTGGATCATCCGGGCCTCCAGTTCCAGGAAGGTGAGGCGCAGTTCGCCGTCGACGAGTGCCGGGGCGTCGCCGAACCGCTGGGCGGCGACTCTCACCACGTTCGGAATACTGAGGAATTCCAGGTCGTGTCGCATGACGAGGGCTCCGATCAGGCACGGGGGCCGACGGGCAGGCCCAGCAGCCGCTTGGCGATGATGTTCCGCTGGATCTGGGACGTGCCGCCGTACACGGACGCGGCCCGCGAGTAGAAGTAGTCGCCCAGGACCTCGCCGCCCTCCCCGTACAGTTCCTCGGGGAAGACCCTCAACGCCGTCTCGTACAGGCGCTGTTCGGCGCGGGTCATGAGCAGCTTGTCCACGGAGGACTCCGGTCCCGCGCTCTGCCCGGCGAGGCGCTCGGCGGTGCGGCGCCGCGCGTGGGCGACAAGGACCTGGTAGTCGACGGCACAGCGCCCGATGTCCGACAGCAGCCCGTCCGGGAGCGTGCCGCGTCGCTCGTGCGCGGCGCGGCGCAGCCGTTCGATCAGCAGCCCGTACTTCGACAGGTGACCGGTGTCCAGCGCGTTGCGCTCGTACGCCACCGTAGTCATCGCCAGAGGCCAGCCGTCGCCCTCGGCGCCGATCCGTTCGGACTCCTCCAGGCGCACGTCGTCGAGGAACAGTTCGCAGAACTCGTCGTCGCCGTTCGCCGCACGCAGCGGCCGTACGGTCACGCCGGGGCGGTCCAGAGGCAGCACGAAGGCCGAGATGGAGGCGTGGGCCGGAGCGGCGCGATCAGTGCGGGCCAGGAGCAGGCAGAGGCCGGAGTACTGGGCGTAACTCGTCCAGAGCTTCTGGCCGTTGACGATGTAGTGGCCCTCCGGGCGGCGCTCGGCGTAGGTGCTCATGCCGGCCAGGTCCGAGCCGGCGCCGGGCTCGCTGAAGCCCTGGCACCACACGTCGTCACCGGAGAGCATGCGCGGCAGCAGCCGGCGGCGCTGCTCCTCGGAGCCGAACCGCAGCAGGGCGTGGGCGAGATAGCCGATGCGGGGGACACCGGGCGCACCCCGTGCCCCCAGTTCGTCGCTGACCGTGACCTGGTGCAGCGCGGTCAGACCCCGGCCGCCGTACTGCTCCGGGACGTCGAGGCCGACCCAGCCGCCGGAGTACAGCCGGCGGTGCCAGCGGTGCAGGAACACGGGGAGCGGCTCGCCGGGGGGCCGTTCGGGCAGCGGGTGGCCGGCCAGCCAGGCGCGGAAGTCGTGGCGCAGGCGTTCCAGGTCCTCAGGGTCGCCGAAGTCCAGGGGAGTGTCCGTCATCGCGTCGCCTCCGGTGCGGCCAGGACGGTCAGCAGGTCGGCCGTGGTCGCGAGCACGGCCGCTCCGACGAGGACCCGGCGCAGGTACAGGTGGGCCACGTGCTCCCAGGTCTGGGCGATCCCGCCGAACACCTGCATCCCGGCGTACACGGCTTCCACGGCCGCGGAGTTGACCTCCGCCTTGGCCACGCGGGCCGCGGTCAGCGCACGGCCCGGCGTTTCGCTGTCCAGGCACCACGCGGCGTAGCGGGTGGCGCTGGTGCAGGCCTCCACGAGGACGGTGGCGTCGGCGAGCTGGTGCTGCACGGCCTGGAAGGAGCCGATCGGCTGTCCGTACTGGTGGCGTTCGCGGGCGTAGTCCACGCTCTGCCCGACGAACGAACGGGCCGCCCCCACGAGTTCGCTCGCCACCACGACCAGGGCGTACGCCTGCCAGCACTGGTGCGCGCCCGGGGTGAGCCGGCCGACGGGCCGGCCCTCGGCCGAGGCCCGCCGCACACCGCGCAGCAGGTCTGCGGTCGGTGCGGGGGCCCCCAACTCGTGCTCGGTCACGCGACCTTCGGCATGTACGAAGAGCGCCGTGTCCGCGCCGTCGCAGTCCCAGGCGACGAGGCCGACCGCATCGCGGTCCGGGAAGCGCAGGTCGCCGGCGAGGGCGACGGTGGGGCGGTCGCCGTGGACGGGCTCGGCCCGCTCGCCGAGGTCGAGGAGACGCAGCAGCTCGGGGGCGAGCAGCGCCGTGCCGAGCAGGGACGTGGTCAGGGGCTGCCGGCCGTGCTCCTCGGCGAGCAGGGCGCACTCCTGCACGGTGGCGGCCGGCGGGGAGGTGCGGCGGAGGCCGGACAGGCCGAGCTCGTCCAAGGCGCGCTGTGCGTCCGTGCGAGTCTGCGCCTTGACGTCGTCGGCCGAGCCGCTGCGGAAGCGGGTCGCGAACGCCCGCAGCATGTCGCGAACCAGTGTGAACTCGTCGCGTTCCACGCTCAGACCTCCTCGGCGGCGCTGGGACGGCGGCTCGCCCGGGCGGCGAGGTCGCCCACGATGCGGATGTGGTCGGGGCTGGTCATGGTGGAGCGCTCGGCCAGCAGCGCCGCCTCCATGCCGCCCCGCGAGACCTGCTCGACCACCGCCGCGAGCGCCGCCTTGGTGGCGCGCAGCGCCTCCGGGGGCTGCGCGGCGAGCCGGTGGGCCAGTGCCAGGGCTTCGCCCATGAGATCGGGGCCCGGGACGGTCCGGTTGGCCAGGCCGAGTTCGACGGCGGTGGCGGCCGGGATGCGGTCCCCGGTGAACAGGTACTCCTTCACGCGCAGCAGGCTCGTCAGCAGCGGCCAGAGGGTCACTCCGCCGTCGCCCGCCACCAGGCCCACCGAGATGTGCGGGTCCGCGAGGTAGGCGTCCTCGGCCATGAGCACGAGGTCGCACCCCAGCGCGAGAGAGCAGCCCAGGCCCACCGCGGGGCCGTTGACGGCCGCGACGACGGGCAGCGGGAAGCGGATCATGTCCGTCTGGATGGTCCGGTCGAGCCGGATGGACCGCTCGCGCAGCTCCGGGTCGTCGTGATGGCGCAGCAGATGGTCGAAGTCGCCGCCCGCGCTGAACGCCCGGCCCGCCCCGGTGAGGACGACCGCCCGCGCTCCGGCGTCCTCCGCGAGCTCGCGCCAGACCTGGGACAGCCGGAAGTGGAGCTCCGCCGAGACGCCGTTGAGGCGGTCGGGGCGGTTCAGCGTGACGATGCGGACATCTCCGTCGTCGGCCACGGTCAGAACGGGGCTCACGTCGGTCATACCGCTGATGCTATTAAAGGTCAGGCCGAATGTGTCAATGGTGTTGCGATAAATCGAGAATCTCATTCTCGCCCTGCGATGTGGCGGATCAGTCTTCGGGCTCGGTCAGTTCGACGCGTTCCCGGCCGTCCACCTCGGCTGCGGCCCGTGCGAACCCGCACACATGGCGGCTCATCCGCCTCCGGGCCGCCGCCGCGTCACCCGACCGGATGGCCTCGGTGATCTTCGCGTGTGCCTGGGCGGTGACCTCGCGGATACCGGTGTCCAGGAACCGTTCCAGGTTCGTGGCGACGTAGATCGACTCCGAGAGCGCGCTGAGGAACCCGATGAGCAGTTCGTTGCCGCCCGCCCTCGCTACCGCGTTGTGCCAGCGGACGTTGGCCCGCAGGAAACGGCGGATGTCGTCACCGGCGTCGACCAGCTCGGCATGGGCGGCGTCCAGGTCGGCCAGATCCTGCTCGGTGCGCCGGCCGGCCGCGAGCGCGGCGCACGCGGGCTCGATCGCCTCACGGGTCTCGTGCAGGGCCTCCAGCCGGACCTGCTGGCCGCGGATGACCAACTGCACGGTGTTCGCCAGGGATTCGCGGCCCGGCCGGTGCACGAAGGCCCCGCCTCCGCGTCCCGGCCGGATCTCCACCAGCCGCTCGACCTCCAGGATGCGCAACGCCTCCCGCACGGTCGCCCGGCTCAGTCCCGTCTGCTCCACCAGTTGTCGTTCCGGCGGCAGGGGTGTGCGACGACTACACCCGGCTGACCGGCGCGCTGAGTGACATCAACGAGGCGCTGCACGACGCCGCCGACTGCCATGGCACGCGGCGGGGTAACGTCCGGGCGGTCCGACCGGGCGAGAGCGACCACGCCGACGCGGCTCCCGCACTCGCGGACGCGGTGCGCGGGGTGCTGACACGGCCCGACGCGTCCGTCGCGGCCGGGGAACCCGCCTGAGTCGCACGAAATGGTGGCCGGAGTGCCGGGAAAATCCCGGCACTCCGGTTCGACGTGTCCTCAAGAACCGGTTTCCGCTCGGTCTCGCCGGCTCGATGTGCCCGCCCGTGGCGAGGCCACGGGCGGGCCCGAAGTCCTGGCGGGCGGGCAGGGTGTATGTCTCGTCGGGGCCGGTGAGTCCGTGGAGGGTCCGTTGCAGAGGATCGTCGCCGTTGGGAGCGGTCCACGCATGCCTGACGATGACTCAGGACCGGCTTCGGGAAGCCGTACTCGGAGCAGGCCGGCGGAGCCACCCCACCGAGCGGTCGGCACCAGCCCGTCGAACGCGGTCCTTCGCCCCGCGACCCCCGGGCGCGGCAGCGGCCAGGGCGTCCAGGGGCCGTCGCGCGGGCGGCGCGAGTCAGCGTTCGAAGGCGCTGAGGTCCGGGGCCGAACCGTTGTAGGGCAGGCCGACGTTGACGCCCTTGTCGATCAGGGTGCTGTTCGACGCGAGGCGCAGATACGGCAGTACCGGCAGGCTCCCGTCGGCTTGGCGGGACGCGTCCCAGCCTGATGTCGACACGCTCTGGAACTGGGAGTTGGACAGGTTGACGTTCAGATTCCAGGAGTTGTACGAGGCGCTGGTCCCGGTCATGTTCGACAACAGGGTGCCGGTGTAGGCGAGGTTGTTACGCAGGTTGCCCAGGCCGATGGCGGCACCGGTCCGGGAGATGCCGAGCATGTTGAAGTCGGGGTGGTTTCCGTAACTCGTGTTGTTGAAGAAGTCGTCCGCGACGGTGTGGTGGTTGGCGTAGAAGCCTGAAGACCGGTTGTTGAACGCCACGGAGGAACGGACCGTGTGCTTGGCGCCGTTGGAGACGTACTTGCCGCCGTAGCCTCCGGCCTTGAAGCCGTTCCCGTTGCCGGACGCGGTGGTGGTGCCCGGCAGGTATCCGTTGAGCCATGCCCAGGAGTTCTCGATGGTGACGGACGAGAAGGCGTTGATGAGGTCGAAGCCGTCGTCGGAGTTCCACCAGGCGCGGTCGCCCCGGAAGACGTTGCCGGGGTGGC encodes:
- a CDS encoding FadD3 family acyl-CoA ligase gives rise to the protein MRHDLEFLSIPNVVRVAAQRFGDAPALVDGELRLTFLELEARMIHAVRSALALGIGPGDRVGLCAPNSVEWIVTALGIQGAGGVVVPLNTRFKSTEISYILRKSGAKALFAAASFLGTDYIAELRRTDPELPALRTTVSMPGGAEGLYWSQFLAHGEECPEAAARESIDRLTPDHVSDVMFTSGTTGHPKGVILTHGQTLRAYGWMSTEYTFDASDSFLVIPPFFHCFGYKAGWLASLMHGVTVIPMAVFDAGRALEIVQGERVSIVLGPPTIFHDLLNHPQRSWYDLSSLRVSMTGGTTIPESLIRAMKKDLSFDIVLSAYGLTESTALVTTTRVGDSEETVARTTGRPIPDVEVRITDDTGQEVPEGEEGEVLVRGYNVTRGYWDDPAATAETIDRDGWLHTGDIGRLDPDGNLAIVDRKKEMFIVGGFNAYPAEIEKLLLGYEPIAQAAVIGVPDERLGEVGCAFVVPRPGADVTAEDVIAWARDHMANFKVPRRVRFVDHLPRNASQKVLKHELRARLGS
- a CDS encoding acyl-CoA dehydrogenase family protein, encoding MERDEFTLVRDMLRAFATRFRSGSADDVKAQTRTDAQRALDELGLSGLRRTSPPAATVQECALLAEEHGRQPLTTSLLGTALLAPELLRLLDLGERAEPVHGDRPTVALAGDLRFPDRDAVGLVAWDCDGADTALFVHAEGRVTEHELGAPAPTADLLRGVRRASAEGRPVGRLTPGAHQCWQAYALVVVASELVGAARSFVGQSVDYARERHQYGQPIGSFQAVQHQLADATVLVEACTSATRYAAWCLDSETPGRALTAARVAKAEVNSAAVEAVYAGMQVFGGIAQTWEHVAHLYLRRVLVGAAVLATTADLLTVLAAPEATR
- a CDS encoding FCD domain-containing protein; this encodes MEQTGLSRATVREALRILEVERLVEIRPGRGGGAFVHRPGRESLANTVQLVIRGQQVRLEALHETREAIEPACAALAAGRRTEQDLADLDAAHAELVDAGDDIRRFLRANVRWHNAVARAGGNELLIGFLSALSESIYVATNLERFLDTGIREVTAQAHAKITEAIRSGDAAAARRRMSRHVCGFARAAAEVDGRERVELTEPED
- a CDS encoding enoyl-CoA hydratase/isomerase family protein produces the protein MTDVSPVLTVADDGDVRIVTLNRPDRLNGVSAELHFRLSQVWRELAEDAGARAVVLTGAGRAFSAGGDFDHLLRHHDDPELRERSIRLDRTIQTDMIRFPLPVVAAVNGPAVGLGCSLALGCDLVLMAEDAYLADPHISVGLVAGDGGVTLWPLLTSLLRVKEYLFTGDRIPAATAVELGLANRTVPGPDLMGEALALAHRLAAQPPEALRATKAALAAVVEQVSRGGMEAALLAERSTMTSPDHIRIVGDLAARASRRPSAAEEV
- a CDS encoding acyl-CoA dehydrogenase family protein; this translates as MTDTPLDFGDPEDLERLRHDFRAWLAGHPLPERPPGEPLPVFLHRWHRRLYSGGWVGLDVPEQYGGRGLTALHQVTVSDELGARGAPGVPRIGYLAHALLRFGSEEQRRRLLPRMLSGDDVWCQGFSEPGAGSDLAGMSTYAERRPEGHYIVNGQKLWTSYAQYSGLCLLLARTDRAAPAHASISAFVLPLDRPGVTVRPLRAANGDDEFCELFLDDVRLEESERIGAEGDGWPLAMTTVAYERNALDTGHLSKYGLLIERLRRAAHERRGTLPDGLLSDIGRCAVDYQVLVAHARRRTAERLAGQSAGPESSVDKLLMTRAEQRLYETALRVFPEELYGEGGEVLGDYFYSRAASVYGGTSQIQRNIIAKRLLGLPVGPRA